TGGCCCACTCGTTGTCGTGCAGCCACACCGACTCCGGGCGCATGGTGCCCGCGACCACACCGGAGAGCAGGACCCGGTTGTAGGCCGGGTAGCTCTCCGCGCCGATCACCGTCAGCGAAACCCTGGCCCCGGCGGGGTCGCGGCGCCGGATCTCCTCGGCGACCCTGGCCCCGGCCATGCCGTAGCCGATCACCACCACGTCGCGGGTCATCGCACACCCGCCAGCCGGACCGCGCACACCTTGAACTCCGGCATGCGGCTGGTCGGGTCGAGCGCCGGATTGGTCAGCAGGTTCGCCCGCTGCGCCCCGGGAAAGTGGAAGGGCAGGAACACCAGGTCCGGTCGCATCGACGAGACGCAGCGGACGCGAGCCTGGACCGCACCTCGCCGGGATTCGACCTCGGCCCAGTCGCCGTCGGCCAGTCCGGCCCGCGCGGCGGTGTCCGGGTGCACCTCGACGAAGGCCTCGGGCACGGCGTCGTTCAGCTCGTCGACCAGCCGCGTCTGCGCGCCCGACTGGTAGTGCTGGAGCACGCGGCCCGTGGTGGCCTGCAAGGGAAACTCGTCGTCCGTCGGCTCGGCGGGACCGCGGTGGTCGACCGCGTGGAACCGCGCCCGGCCGTCGGCGTGCGCGAAGCGGTCGAGGAACACGCGCGGGGACCCGGGGTGGTCCCGCTCGGGCACCGGCCAGTGCAGCCGTTCCCCGGCACGCAGCCGGTCGTAGGTCACCCCGGAGTAGTCGGCGAGACCGCCCTTCGAGGCGGCACGGAGTTCGTCGAAGACGGTTTCGGCGTCCACCGGGAACCGCCCGCCGGGTTGCCCGAGCCTGCTCGCCAGGCCGGACAGCACGTCGAGATCGGTGCGGACGCCTTCGGGCGGATCGATCGCGCGGCGGCGCAACAACACCCGCCCCTCGATGTTGGTCATCGTGCCCTCCTCCTCGGCCCACTGCGTGATGGGCAGCACAACGTCGGCGAGCGCGGCCGTTTCGGACAGCACCAGATCGGCCACCACCAGGAAGTCCAGCGCACCGAGCCGGTCGGCGACGCGCGCCGACCGCGGCGCGGACACCAGCACGTTGCTGCCGAAGACCAGCAGCCCGCGCGGACCGTTCTCGGTGCCCAGCGCGTCGAGCAGTTCGTAGGCGGAGCGGCCGGGACCGGGCAGCGATTCCGGTGACACGCCCCACACCCCGGCCACGTGCGCCCGCGCGGCGGGGTCGTCGATGCGCCGGTACCCGGGCAGCTGGTCGGCCTTCTGCCCGTGCTCACGGCCGCCCTGCCCGTTGCCCTGCCCGGTCAGGCAACCGAAGCCCGACCCGGCGCGGCCGGGAAGTCCCAGTGACAGGGCCAGGTTGATCCACGCGCTGACCATGTCGGCGCCGCTGGCGTGTTGCTCGGTACCGCGCGCGGTGAGGATGTACGCGTTGCGTGCATTCGCCAGCCGCGCGGCGACCGCGCGCTGGTCGGCGGCCGACACCCCGGTGATCCGCTCGACCCGTTCCGGCCACCACGCCGCCGCGATCCGCCACACCGCTTCGAAACCCGTGGTACGTTCGTCCACATAGGACTGATTGAGCCGGCCGTCGGCCACCACCGCGTGCAGGATGCCCAGTGCCAGCGCCAGATCCGTGCCGGGAGCCGGTTGCAGGTGCAGTTCGGCCAGCTCGGCGGTCGGCGTGCGCCGGGGGTCGACCACGATCAGCC
The genomic region above belongs to Amycolatopsis sp. YIM 10 and contains:
- a CDS encoding molybdopterin oxidoreductase family protein, with the protein product MTAISEPVTSTATHCPYCALQCAMAVRGTETAPAGEGGLCQKGWTAGSLLRSPARLTTPLIRVDGELRPASWDAALDLVATRLAELKREHGADANAVFGGGGLTNEKAYLLGKFARVALGTSQVDYNGRFCMSSAAAAGMRAFGLDRGLPFPLEDLAEADAILLVGSNPAETMPPFARYLKRGLIVVDPRRTPTAELAELHLQPAPGTDLALALGILHAVVADGRLNQSYVDERTTGFEAVWRIAAAWWPERVERITGVSAADQRAVAARLANARNAYILTARGTEQHASGADMVSAWINLALSLGLPGRAGSGFGCLTGQGNGQGGREHGQKADQLPGYRRIDDPAARAHVAGVWGVSPESLPGPGRSAYELLDALGTENGPRGLLVFGSNVLVSAPRSARVADRLGALDFLVVADLVLSETAALADVVLPITQWAEEEGTMTNIEGRVLLRRRAIDPPEGVRTDLDVLSGLASRLGQPGGRFPVDAETVFDELRAASKGGLADYSGVTYDRLRAGERLHWPVPERDHPGSPRVFLDRFAHADGRARFHAVDHRGPAEPTDDEFPLQATTGRVLQHYQSGAQTRLVDELNDAVPEAFVEVHPDTAARAGLADGDWAEVESRRGAVQARVRCVSSMRPDLVFLPFHFPGAQRANLLTNPALDPTSRMPEFKVCAVRLAGVR